One segment of Streptomyces sp. XD-27 DNA contains the following:
- the malQ gene encoding 4-alpha-glucanotransferase codes for MGRARLAELHGVATSYEPEPGRTVQVPEDTVVAVLAALGVDASTPRAVRAALERHAHGEATRLLPPCVVVRPGRPPRLHLPEGTALRVETEDGETRAWGLEATDSRARGPEAPGARGSEATGTGARGVSAYGTRAWGSDAPGTRAWGADALDTRTGGVEAPGSRAWGADAPGTGAWSGGAPGTGGWGADAPGTGTWSGGAPGTGGVPDPTAALPLGRHTLRAHAPDGRSGIATLVVAPDRMPAPPARTHGFMVQLYSLLSARSWGMGDLGDLADLAAWSGRTLGTGFLQINPLHAAVPGAPTDPSPYRPSSRRFPDPVYLRVEDVPEYAQLRGPARERADDLLGRAADLRAGVLDQGALIDRDAVWALKSEALRLVRAAPMSPGRRAAYGDFLAARGQALDDHATWCALAEVYGSDWRRWPQGLRDPRSARTARARGEHRERVDFHRWLAWLMDAQLAAAQRAAREAGMAVGLVHDLAVGVHPTGADTWSQQDAFAAGMSIGAPPDAFNARGQDWGLPPWRPDALAATGYAPYRDLLRGLLRHAGALRIDHVMGLFRLWWVPEGREPTEGAYVRYDAEAMLGVLALEAHRAGAVVIGEDLGTVEPGVRESLAGRGVLGTSVLWFERDYAAAEAAEAEAKKSAQLAKSAGSAKSAGSAEAAPTPEPPAETAPETAPETAPETPPETAPHGDTAADGEPAPAPVAVRARPLPPEAWRADCLATATTHDLPSTAARLTGEHVELRHRLGLLTRPLAQEQAEDTAEAAEWLALLGRLGLLPEGPGDEEGAVKAVHRFLVRTPARMVGVWLPDAVGDRRPQNLPGTWGDQYPNWRLPIADARGRPITLEELAGSPRLHALMEEVRAGLAGR; via the coding sequence ATGGGCAGAGCGCGGCTCGCCGAACTGCATGGTGTCGCCACGTCCTACGAGCCCGAACCGGGCCGGACCGTCCAGGTGCCCGAGGACACCGTGGTGGCCGTGCTCGCCGCCCTGGGCGTCGACGCATCGACGCCCCGCGCGGTGCGCGCCGCCCTGGAGCGGCACGCGCACGGCGAGGCCACCCGGCTGCTTCCGCCCTGCGTGGTCGTACGCCCTGGTCGGCCGCCCCGGCTCCACCTGCCCGAGGGCACCGCGCTGCGCGTGGAGACGGAGGACGGCGAGACCCGCGCCTGGGGCTTGGAGGCCACCGACAGCCGCGCTCGGGGACCCGAGGCACCTGGCGCTCGGGGGTCCGAGGCCACCGGCACCGGTGCTCGGGGTGTGTCGGCGTACGGAACCCGCGCTTGGGGCTCGGACGCGCCCGGCACCCGGGCCTGGGGAGCGGACGCGCTCGACACCCGGACCGGGGGCGTGGAGGCGCCCGGCTCCCGCGCCTGGGGTGCGGACGCGCCCGGCACCGGCGCTTGGAGCGGTGGCGCGCCCGGCACCGGCGGCTGGGGTGCGGACGCGCCTGGCACCGGCACCTGGAGCGGTGGCGCGCCCGGCACCGGCGGCGTGCCGGACCCCACCGCCGCGTTACCCCTGGGCCGCCACACGCTGCGCGCGCACGCCCCCGACGGGCGCTCCGGGATCGCCACCCTGGTCGTCGCCCCCGATCGGATGCCCGCGCCCCCGGCCCGCACCCACGGGTTCATGGTCCAGCTGTACTCCCTGCTGTCCGCACGCTCGTGGGGCATGGGCGACCTCGGCGACCTCGCGGATCTGGCGGCCTGGTCCGGGCGGACGCTCGGCACCGGGTTCCTCCAGATCAATCCGCTGCACGCCGCCGTCCCCGGCGCCCCCACCGACCCGTCCCCGTACCGCCCCTCCTCGCGCCGCTTCCCCGACCCCGTCTATCTGCGGGTCGAGGACGTGCCCGAGTACGCGCAGCTGCGCGGCCCCGCCCGCGAGCGCGCCGACGATCTCCTCGGCCGGGCCGCCGATCTGCGGGCGGGCGTGCTGGACCAGGGCGCGCTGATCGACCGGGACGCGGTGTGGGCCCTCAAGAGCGAGGCGCTGCGGCTGGTGCGGGCCGCGCCGATGAGCCCCGGCCGCCGCGCTGCCTACGGCGACTTCCTCGCCGCCCGCGGCCAGGCGCTGGACGACCACGCCACGTGGTGCGCCCTCGCCGAGGTGTACGGGTCCGACTGGCGCCGCTGGCCGCAGGGGCTGCGCGATCCGCGCTCCGCCCGCACCGCCCGCGCCCGCGGCGAGCACCGGGAACGCGTCGACTTCCACCGCTGGCTCGCCTGGCTGATGGACGCGCAGCTCGCCGCCGCCCAGCGCGCCGCACGCGAGGCGGGCATGGCCGTCGGGCTGGTCCACGACCTGGCGGTCGGGGTGCACCCCACGGGCGCCGACACCTGGTCGCAGCAGGACGCGTTCGCCGCGGGCATGTCGATCGGCGCGCCGCCCGACGCGTTCAACGCCCGCGGCCAGGACTGGGGACTGCCGCCCTGGCGCCCGGACGCCCTGGCCGCGACGGGCTACGCCCCGTACCGCGATCTGCTGCGCGGCCTGCTGCGGCACGCGGGAGCGCTGCGCATCGACCACGTGATGGGCCTGTTCCGGTTGTGGTGGGTGCCGGAGGGCCGGGAGCCCACCGAGGGCGCCTACGTCCGCTACGACGCGGAGGCGATGCTCGGCGTCCTGGCACTGGAGGCGCACCGCGCGGGCGCGGTGGTGATAGGGGAGGACCTGGGCACCGTCGAGCCCGGGGTCCGCGAGTCCCTGGCCGGGCGCGGCGTGCTGGGCACGTCGGTGCTGTGGTTCGAACGGGACTACGCGGCGGCGGAGGCCGCGGAGGCGGAGGCCAAGAAGTCCGCGCAGCTCGCGAAGTCGGCTGGGTCCGCGAAGTCCGCCGGGTCCGCGGAGGCGGCACCGACGCCCGAGCCCCCAGCCGAGACCGCGCCCGAGACCGCGCCCGAGACCGCGCCCGAGACGCCGCCCGAGACCGCGCCGCACGGCGACACGGCCGCCGACGGCGAACCCGCCCCCGCCCCCGTGGCCGTACGCGCCCGCCCGCTGCCGCCCGAGGCGTGGCGGGCGGACTGCCTGGCCACCGCCACCACGCACGACCTGCCGAGCACCGCCGCCCGCCTCACCGGGGAGCACGTCGAGCTGCGGCACCGGCTGGGGCTGCTGACCCGGCCGCTCGCCCAGGAACAGGCCGAGGACACGGCCGAGGCGGCCGAGTGGCTGGCGCTGCTCGGGCGGCTGGGCCTGCTGCCGGAGGGGCCGGGCGACGAGGAGGGCGCGGTCAAGGCGGTGCACCGGTTCCTGGTGCGCACCCCGGCCCGGATGGTGGGGGTGTGGCTGCCCGACGCGGTCGGCGACCGCAGACCGCAGAACCTCCCCGGCACCTGGGGCGACCAGTACCCGAACTGGCGGCTGCCGATCGCCGACGCGCGGGGGCGCCCGATCACGCTGGAGGAGCTGGCCGGCTCCCCCCGGCTGCACGCGCTGATGGAGGAGGTCCGCGCGGGCCTGGCGGGCCGGTAG
- the pepN gene encoding aminopeptidase N, translating into MPGTNLTREEAQRRARLLTVDAYEIVLDLSGAQEGGRFRSVTTVRFDSAEGGAETFIDLIAPEVHEVVLNGEALDPAAVFADSRIALPGLLVGPNELKVVADCAYTNTGEGLHRFVDPVDDQAYLYTQFEVPDARRVFASFEQPDLKATFQFTVTAPEGWTVISNSPTPEPKDNVWHFEPTPRISSYITALIVGPYHSVHSSWEGDGRSVPLGIYCRPSLAEFLDADAIFEVTRQGFDWFQEKFDCDYPFAKYDQLFVPEFNAGAMENAGAVTIRDQYVFRSKVTDASYELRAETILHELAHMWFGDLVTMEWWNDLWLNESFATYTSVACQAYAPGSRWPHSWTTFANSMKTWAYRQDQLPSTHPIMAEIRDLDDVLVNFDGITYAKGASVLKQLVAYVGMDEFFKGVQAYFKRHAYGNTRLSDLLGALEETSGRDLKTWSKKWLETAGINVLRPEIVTDASGVITAFAVRQEAPALPAGAKGEPVLRPHRIAIGLYDHQDGKLVRTDRIELDVDGELTEVAELAGRKRPAVVLLNDDDLSYAKVRLDEQSLWTVQRHLGYFAESLPRALCWASAWDMTRDGELAARDYLELVLSGVAEESDIGVVQSLHRQVKLALDLYADPQWRETGLAKWTEATLERLRAAEPGSDHQLAWARAFAATARTDEQLDLLAGLLEGTESVEGLVVDTELRWSLLQRLAATGRADEDAIAAEYQRDKTAAGERHAATARAAQPTAEAKAEAWASVVESDKLPNAMQEAVINGFVQADQRELLAPYAERFFAVVKDVWGARSHEMAQQIAVGLYPSLQVERATLEATDAWLATSEPNAALRRLVLESRSGVERALKAQAADSAAA; encoded by the coding sequence GTGCCTGGCACGAATCTGACCCGCGAAGAGGCGCAGCGGCGGGCGCGCCTGCTCACCGTGGACGCGTACGAGATCGTTCTCGACCTGAGCGGTGCGCAGGAGGGCGGGCGGTTCCGCTCCGTGACCACCGTGCGGTTCGACAGCGCCGAAGGCGGGGCGGAGACCTTCATCGACCTGATCGCGCCCGAGGTGCACGAGGTCGTGCTCAACGGCGAGGCGCTGGATCCGGCGGCGGTCTTCGCCGACTCGCGGATCGCGCTGCCGGGGCTGCTGGTGGGCCCCAACGAACTGAAGGTCGTCGCGGACTGCGCGTACACCAACACCGGTGAGGGTCTGCACCGCTTCGTGGACCCGGTGGACGACCAGGCCTATCTGTACACGCAGTTCGAGGTGCCGGACGCGCGGCGGGTGTTCGCCTCCTTCGAGCAGCCCGACCTCAAGGCGACGTTCCAGTTCACGGTGACGGCGCCCGAGGGCTGGACGGTGATCTCCAACTCGCCGACGCCGGAGCCGAAGGACAACGTCTGGCACTTCGAGCCGACCCCGCGGATCTCCAGCTACATCACGGCGCTGATCGTGGGCCCGTACCACAGCGTGCACAGCAGCTGGGAGGGCGACGGCCGGTCGGTGCCGCTGGGCATCTACTGCCGCCCGTCGCTGGCCGAGTTCCTCGACGCGGACGCGATCTTCGAGGTGACCCGGCAGGGCTTCGACTGGTTCCAGGAGAAGTTCGACTGCGACTACCCGTTCGCCAAGTACGACCAGCTCTTCGTGCCGGAGTTCAACGCGGGTGCGATGGAGAACGCGGGCGCGGTGACCATCCGCGACCAGTACGTGTTCCGGTCGAAGGTGACGGACGCGTCGTACGAGCTGCGTGCCGAGACCATCCTCCACGAGCTGGCCCACATGTGGTTCGGCGACCTGGTCACCATGGAGTGGTGGAACGACCTGTGGCTGAACGAGTCGTTCGCCACGTACACCTCGGTCGCCTGCCAGGCGTACGCGCCGGGTTCGCGGTGGCCGCACTCGTGGACCACCTTCGCCAACTCCATGAAGACGTGGGCCTACCGGCAGGACCAGCTGCCGTCCACGCACCCGATCATGGCGGAGATCCGGGACCTGGACGACGTCCTGGTCAACTTCGACGGCATCACGTACGCCAAGGGCGCCAGCGTGCTCAAGCAGCTCGTGGCGTACGTCGGCATGGACGAGTTCTTCAAGGGCGTGCAGGCGTACTTCAAGCGGCACGCGTACGGCAACACCCGGCTGTCGGACCTGCTGGGCGCGCTGGAGGAGACCAGCGGCCGCGACCTGAAGACGTGGTCGAAGAAGTGGCTGGAGACGGCGGGGATCAATGTGCTCCGCCCGGAGATCGTCACCGACGCCTCCGGAGTCATCACCGCCTTCGCGGTCCGGCAGGAGGCCCCGGCGCTGCCGGCGGGTGCCAAGGGCGAGCCTGTGCTGCGGCCGCACCGGATCGCGATCGGGCTGTACGACCACCAGGACGGCAAGCTGGTCCGCACCGACCGGATCGAGCTGGACGTCGACGGTGAACTGACCGAGGTGGCGGAGCTGGCCGGGCGGAAGCGCCCGGCAGTCGTGCTGCTCAACGACGACGACCTGAGCTACGCGAAGGTGCGGCTGGACGAGCAGTCGCTGTGGACCGTCCAGCGGCACCTGGGCTACTTCGCGGAGTCCCTGCCGCGCGCCCTGTGCTGGGCGTCGGCCTGGGACATGACCCGCGACGGCGAGCTGGCCGCCCGGGACTACCTGGAGCTGGTGCTCTCCGGTGTCGCCGAGGAGTCGGACATCGGCGTCGTGCAGTCGCTGCACCGCCAGGTGAAGCTGGCGCTGGACCTGTACGCGGACCCGCAGTGGCGCGAGACGGGCCTGGCGAAGTGGACCGAGGCCACCCTGGAGCGGCTGCGGGCCGCGGAGCCCGGCAGCGACCACCAGCTGGCCTGGGCGCGCGCCTTCGCCGCGACCGCGCGGACGGACGAGCAGCTCGACCTCCTCGCCGGGCTGCTGGAGGGCACCGAGTCCGTCGAGGGCCTGGTCGTGGACACCGAGCTGCGCTGGTCGCTGCTGCAGCGGCTCGCGGCGACCGGCCGTGCCGACGAGGACGCCATCGCGGCCGAGTACCAGCGGGACAAGACGGCGGCGGGTGAGCGGCACGCGGCGACGGCGCGGGCGGCGCAGCCGACGGCCGAGGCCAAGGCGGAGGCCTGGGCGTCGGTCGTGGAGTCCGACAAGCTGCCGAACGCGATGCAGGAGGCCGTCATCAACGGCTTCGTCCAGGCCGACCAGCGCGAGCTGCTGGCCCCGTACGCGGAGAGGTTCTTCGCGGTCGTCAAGGACGTCTGGGGCGCGCGCAGCCACGAGATGGCGCAGCAGATCGCGGTGGGCCTCTACCCGTCGCTCCAGGTGGAGCGGGCGACGCTGGAGGCGACGGACGCCTGGCTGGCCACGTCCGAGCCGAACGCGGCGTTGCGCCGGCTGGTCCTGGAGTCGCGCTCGGGCGTCGAGCGGGCGCTCAAGGCGCAGGCCGCCGATTCGGCTGCCGCCTGA
- a CDS encoding aspartate-semialdehyde dehydrogenase, whose protein sequence is MRVGIVGATGQVGTVMRKILAERNFPVTELRLFASARSAGTVIDGVTVEDASTADYTGLDIVLFSAGGATSRALAEKVAAQGAVVIDNSSAWRLDPEVPLVVSEVNPHAVKDRPKGIIANPNCTTMAAMPVLKPLHLEAELTALVATTYQAVSGSGLAGVAELHGQTCKVAEQADQLAFDGEAVEFPEPGVYKRPIAFNVLPLAGNLVDDGSFETDEEQKLRNESRKILEIPGLKVSGTCVRVPVFSGHSLQVNARFARPLSVARAYELLKDAPGVELSEIPTPLQAAGKDASYVGRIRVDETVDNGLALFLSNDNLRKGAALNAVQIAELVAAELG, encoded by the coding sequence GTGAGGGTAGGAATCGTCGGAGCCACCGGTCAGGTCGGCACGGTCATGCGCAAGATCCTCGCCGAGCGGAACTTCCCGGTCACCGAGCTCCGGCTGTTCGCCTCCGCCCGCTCGGCCGGCACGGTCATCGACGGCGTCACGGTCGAGGACGCCTCCACGGCCGACTACACCGGCCTGGACATCGTGCTGTTCTCCGCCGGCGGCGCGACCTCCCGGGCGCTCGCCGAGAAGGTCGCCGCCCAGGGCGCCGTGGTGATCGACAACTCCTCGGCCTGGCGGCTCGACCCCGAGGTCCCGCTGGTGGTCTCCGAGGTCAACCCGCACGCGGTCAAGGACCGCCCCAAGGGGATCATCGCCAACCCGAACTGCACCACCATGGCGGCCATGCCGGTGCTCAAGCCGCTGCACCTGGAGGCGGAGCTGACCGCCCTGGTCGCCACCACCTACCAGGCCGTGTCCGGCTCCGGACTGGCGGGCGTCGCCGAGCTGCACGGCCAGACGTGCAAGGTCGCCGAGCAGGCCGACCAGCTCGCCTTCGACGGCGAGGCCGTGGAGTTCCCCGAGCCCGGCGTCTACAAGCGCCCCATCGCCTTCAACGTGCTGCCACTGGCCGGCAACCTCGTCGACGACGGCTCCTTCGAGACCGACGAGGAGCAGAAGCTGCGCAACGAGTCCCGCAAGATCCTGGAGATCCCCGGCCTCAAGGTCTCCGGCACCTGCGTGCGCGTCCCCGTCTTCTCCGGCCACTCCCTCCAGGTCAACGCGCGCTTCGCGCGTCCGCTGAGCGTGGCGCGCGCCTACGAGCTGCTCAAGGACGCGCCCGGCGTCGAGCTGTCGGAGATCCCCACGCCGCTCCAGGCCGCGGGCAAGGACGCGAGCTACGTGGGCCGGATCCGGGTGGACGAGACCGTGGACAACGGCCTGGCGCTGTTCCTGTCCAACGACAACCTCCGCAAGGGCGCGGCGCTCAACGCGGTGCAGATCGCGGAGCTGGTCGCCGCCGAGCTGGGATAA
- a CDS encoding S8 family serine peptidase, protein MSPSPEARPARGVRRTARIAIGAGLVAALAAAGPAPVVAATLGDEPAASSSPESRPKSASDKLGAADAHLLAEAKADGDKHVTMMIATAPGATEQVADQLDAVKGASVGRAYDKLGYVRATVPTGKADAAIAKAEKLSSVHGIDLRQEIRLPDPTPRADRAEGAKAARAGSYPAPGKDTPAKNPYQPSFETGAVDFVKNHPKADGRGVTIGVLDSGVDLGHPALQKTTTGERKIVDWVTATDPIVDQDGTWRPMVTTVSGPSFSYNGRTYTAPAGSYGVSVFKESATTGGDAKGDLNRDGDTTDSWGVLYDAAKGTVRVDLDNDGDFGDDEVMKPYRDGFQVGYFGKDDPATPVAERVPFVVEIRKDVPMDPLGGSWVGKKADFVNIGVIESEHGTHVAGITAAKGLFGGKMNGAAPGAKLVSSRACTWTGGCTNVALTEGMIDLVVNRHVDIVNMSIGGLPALNDGNNARAELYTRLIDTYGVQLVISAGNSGPGTNTIGDPALADKVISVGASVSKETWAANYGSEVTKKYDMMPFSSRGPREDGGFTPTLAAPGASINTTQTWLPGSPVKEAGYELPPGYSMLQGTSMASPQATGATALLLSAAEQEDIDLPPAELRTALTSTAKHIPGVQAYVEGSGLIDIIGAWDAIRDHATAHEYTVKAPVKTALSDHLKTPGFGTGIYDREGGLKTGESRTYDVTITRTTGPDRAVRHELALRNNDGTFDLAKESVSLPLDRPVTVKVTAKTRAAGIHTAILDVNDPGTEGVDKQILATVVVAKPLAKPHYAYGASGSVQRNGTKSYFVTVPEGAKSLEVKTNGLGTGSQTRWIAINPYGVPVDPTSTINCYPNYDNPANTCRPDLRSYANPIPGVWEIEVESRRTSPLLDNPYTVTATALGTTFEPETQTVPEAKVGTPAPVEWKVTNGYAAIDGKLKGGELGSSKTTRPTIKEGETHTTEVTLGEGVSRLDVAIGGVSDTKADLDLNVLLDGKVVGSSADGDSDEAVSLTKPKAGKYTIEVVGYGVPAGSTEYDYRDVYFAPSLGTVTVDKASAVKLANGASAQVAAKVEVAGAAPEGRSFFGQVQLLNASGTVTGGGSVKIEKVVP, encoded by the coding sequence ATGTCCCCATCACCTGAAGCGAGACCCGCACGCGGCGTGAGACGCACGGCCCGCATAGCGATAGGCGCGGGCCTGGTGGCCGCCCTCGCGGCCGCAGGCCCCGCCCCCGTCGTCGCCGCCACCCTCGGCGACGAGCCGGCGGCCTCCAGCTCACCGGAGAGCCGGCCGAAGTCCGCCTCCGACAAGCTCGGCGCCGCAGACGCCCACCTGCTCGCCGAGGCCAAGGCGGACGGCGACAAGCACGTCACGATGATGATCGCCACCGCACCGGGCGCGACCGAGCAGGTCGCCGACCAGCTCGACGCGGTCAAGGGCGCCTCGGTGGGGCGCGCGTACGACAAGCTCGGCTATGTCCGCGCCACCGTCCCCACCGGCAAGGCCGACGCCGCCATCGCCAAGGCGGAGAAGCTCTCCTCCGTCCACGGCATCGACCTCCGCCAGGAGATCCGGCTGCCCGACCCGACCCCGCGCGCCGACCGCGCCGAGGGCGCCAAGGCCGCGCGGGCCGGCAGCTACCCGGCGCCGGGCAAGGACACCCCCGCCAAGAACCCGTACCAGCCGTCGTTCGAGACCGGAGCCGTCGACTTCGTCAAGAACCACCCCAAGGCCGACGGCCGGGGCGTGACGATCGGCGTCCTCGACTCCGGCGTGGACCTCGGCCACCCGGCGCTGCAGAAGACCACCACCGGCGAGCGCAAGATCGTCGACTGGGTGACGGCCACCGATCCGATCGTGGACCAGGACGGCACCTGGCGGCCGATGGTGACCACCGTCTCCGGCCCCAGCTTCAGCTACAACGGCCGCACCTACACCGCCCCGGCCGGCTCCTACGGCGTCAGCGTCTTCAAGGAGAGCGCGACGACCGGCGGCGACGCCAAGGGCGACCTGAACCGGGACGGCGACACCACCGACTCCTGGGGCGTGCTGTACGACGCCGCGAAGGGCACCGTCCGGGTCGACCTCGACAACGACGGCGACTTCGGCGACGACGAGGTCATGAAGCCGTACCGGGACGGCTTCCAGGTCGGCTACTTCGGCAAGGACGACCCGGCCACGCCGGTCGCCGAGCGCGTCCCGTTCGTCGTGGAGATCCGCAAGGACGTCCCGATGGACCCGCTGGGCGGCAGCTGGGTGGGCAAGAAGGCCGACTTCGTCAACATCGGCGTGATCGAGTCCGAGCACGGCACCCACGTGGCCGGCATCACCGCCGCCAAGGGCCTCTTCGGCGGCAAGATGAACGGCGCGGCGCCCGGCGCCAAGCTGGTCTCGTCCCGCGCCTGCACCTGGACCGGCGGCTGCACCAACGTCGCGCTGACCGAGGGCATGATCGACCTCGTGGTCAACCGCCACGTGGACATCGTCAACATGTCGATCGGCGGCCTGCCCGCGCTGAACGACGGCAACAACGCCCGCGCCGAGCTGTACACGCGCCTGATCGACACCTACGGCGTGCAGCTGGTGATCTCCGCGGGCAACAGCGGCCCCGGCACGAACACCATCGGCGACCCGGCCCTGGCCGACAAGGTCATCAGCGTCGGCGCGAGCGTCTCCAAGGAGACCTGGGCCGCCAACTACGGCTCCGAGGTCACCAAGAAGTACGACATGATGCCGTTCTCCTCCCGCGGCCCGCGCGAGGACGGCGGCTTCACCCCGACCCTCGCCGCCCCGGGTGCCTCCATCAACACCACCCAGACCTGGCTGCCCGGCAGCCCGGTCAAGGAGGCCGGCTACGAGCTGCCGCCCGGCTACAGCATGCTCCAGGGCACGTCAATGGCCTCGCCGCAGGCCACGGGCGCCACGGCGCTGCTGCTGTCGGCTGCCGAGCAGGAGGACATCGACCTGCCGCCGGCGGAGCTGCGCACCGCGCTGACCAGCACCGCCAAGCACATCCCGGGCGTGCAGGCGTACGTGGAGGGCTCCGGCCTGATCGACATCATCGGCGCGTGGGACGCGATCCGCGACCACGCCACCGCCCATGAGTACACGGTCAAGGCGCCGGTGAAGACCGCGCTGTCGGACCACCTCAAGACGCCGGGCTTCGGCACCGGCATCTACGACCGCGAGGGCGGCCTCAAGACCGGCGAGTCCCGGACGTACGACGTCACCATCACCCGGACCACCGGCCCGGACCGCGCCGTGCGGCACGAGCTGGCGCTGCGGAACAACGACGGCACCTTCGACCTGGCCAAGGAATCGGTCAGCCTGCCGCTGGACAGGCCGGTCACCGTCAAGGTCACGGCGAAGACCCGCGCCGCCGGCATCCACACCGCGATCCTCGACGTGAACGACCCGGGCACCGAGGGTGTCGACAAGCAGATCCTGGCCACGGTCGTGGTCGCCAAGCCGCTGGCCAAGCCGCACTACGCGTACGGGGCCTCCGGCTCGGTGCAGCGCAACGGCACCAAGTCCTACTTCGTGACCGTTCCGGAGGGCGCCAAGTCCCTGGAGGTCAAGACGAACGGCCTGGGCACCGGCAGCCAGACCCGCTGGATCGCCATCAACCCGTACGGCGTCCCGGTGGACCCGACGTCGACGATCAACTGCTATCCGAACTACGACAACCCGGCCAACACCTGCCGTCCGGACCTGCGCTCCTACGCCAACCCGATCCCGGGCGTGTGGGAGATCGAGGTCGAGTCGCGCCGCACCTCGCCGCTGCTCGACAACCCGTACACAGTCACCGCGACGGCGCTGGGCACCACCTTCGAGCCGGAGACCCAGACCGTGCCCGAGGCCAAGGTCGGCACCCCCGCGCCCGTCGAGTGGAAGGTCACCAACGGCTACGCCGCGATCGACGGCAAGCTCAAGGGCGGCGAGCTGGGCTCGTCCAAGACCACCCGCCCGACGATCAAGGAGGGTGAGACCCACACCACGGAGGTCACTCTCGGTGAGGGTGTCTCGCGCCTGGACGTCGCGATCGGCGGGGTCTCGGACACCAAGGCCGACCTGGACCTGAACGTCCTGCTGGACGGCAAGGTCGTCGGCTCCTCGGCGGACGGCGACTCGGACGAGGCGGTCAGCCTCACCAAGCCGAAGGCCGGTAAGTACACCATCGAGGTCGTCGGCTACGGAGTGCCGGCGGGCAGCACCGAGTACGACTACCGCGACGTGTATTTCGCCCCCTCGCTCGGCACCGTCACGGTGGACAAGGCGTCGGCCGTGAAGCTGGCGAACGGCGCGTCCGCGCAGGTCGCGGCCAAGGTCGAGGTGGCGGGCGCGGCTCCCGAGGGCCGTTCCTTCTTCGGCCAGGTGCAGCTGCTCAACGCCTCCGGGACGGTCACCGGCGGCGGCAGCGTGAAGATCGAGAAGGTCGTTCCGTAG
- a CDS encoding acyl-ACP desaturase, protein MTTAPPLIPRQSEWSDRKLLYALEEVVETELNRHLKVAKEWMPHEYVPWSDGRNFDGVMGGEPWAPEQSKVSDIGRTALVVNLLTEDNLPSYHHEIATLFGRDGAWGTWVHRWTAEEGRHGIVMRDYLLTSRAVDPVALERFRMAHMSEGFESDNRHSMLHSIAYVAFQELATRISHRNTGHHSGDPVCDRMLARIATDENLHMVFYRNLLAKAFELAPDQTMAAVRDVVVNFRMPGHGIPGFERAAAQMAIGGIYNLRIHHDDVLQPVLRFLKTLELSGLHAEGHQAQEELGLFLGGLDDQATKFDERRAALLARRAARAAKA, encoded by the coding sequence GTGACCACCGCCCCGCCCCTCATTCCCCGCCAGTCGGAGTGGAGTGACCGCAAGCTCCTGTACGCGCTCGAAGAGGTCGTCGAGACCGAGCTCAACCGCCACCTCAAGGTCGCCAAGGAGTGGATGCCGCACGAGTACGTGCCCTGGAGCGACGGCCGCAACTTCGACGGCGTCATGGGCGGCGAGCCCTGGGCACCGGAGCAGTCCAAGGTCTCCGACATCGGCCGTACCGCGCTGGTGGTCAACCTCCTGACCGAGGACAACCTGCCCAGCTACCACCACGAGATCGCCACGCTCTTCGGGCGCGACGGCGCCTGGGGCACGTGGGTGCACCGCTGGACCGCCGAAGAGGGCCGGCACGGCATCGTCATGCGCGACTACCTGCTCACCTCGCGGGCCGTCGACCCGGTCGCGCTGGAGCGGTTCCGTATGGCGCACATGTCGGAGGGCTTCGAGTCCGACAACCGGCACAGCATGCTGCACTCGATCGCGTACGTCGCCTTCCAGGAGCTGGCCACCCGCATCTCGCACCGCAACACCGGCCACCACTCCGGCGACCCGGTGTGCGACCGGATGCTGGCCCGGATCGCGACCGACGAGAACCTGCACATGGTCTTCTACCGGAACCTGCTGGCCAAGGCGTTCGAGCTGGCTCCCGACCAGACCATGGCCGCCGTCCGCGACGTGGTGGTGAACTTCCGTATGCCGGGACACGGCATTCCCGGTTTCGAGCGGGCCGCCGCCCAGATGGCCATCGGCGGGATCTACAACCTGCGGATACACCACGACGACGTGCTGCAGCCCGTCCTGCGCTTCCTCAAGACCCTGGAGCTGAGCGGGCTGCACGCCGAGGGACACCAGGCGCAGGAGGAGCTGGGCCTGTTCCTGGGCGGACTGGACGACCAGGCCACCAAGTTCGACGAGCGCCGCGCGGCCCTCCTGGCCCGCCGGGCCGCCCGCGCCGCCAAGGCCTGA